In the genome of Myxococcus stipitatus, one region contains:
- a CDS encoding DUF2019 domain-containing protein: MDELGRLIGEFAHHTVAQTEAIMRGDARTGNKHADKSLAAFDRLRSHGDAGRDALATLFAHPRMDVRTAAAVLLLRYRTAEAKAVLEEAAKGEGLIPFGAQEALKRWEEGTWALDPE; the protein is encoded by the coding sequence ATGGACGAGCTTGGAAGATTGATAGGGGAGTTTGCGCATCACACCGTCGCGCAGACCGAGGCGATCATGCGTGGAGACGCGAGGACCGGGAACAAGCATGCGGACAAATCGCTCGCGGCGTTCGACCGGCTCAGGTCACATGGCGACGCGGGGCGTGATGCGCTGGCAACGCTGTTCGCACATCCTCGGATGGACGTGAGGACCGCTGCTGCTGTTCTTCTGCTCCGCTACCGGACAGCCGAGGCAAAAGCTGTGCTCGAAGAGGCTGCGAAGGGAGAGGGGCTCATTCCATTTGGGGCCCAGGAAGCCCTCAAGCGGTGGGAAGAAGGAACCTGGGCACTAGACCCGGAGTAG
- the groL gene encoding chaperonin GroEL (60 kDa chaperone family; promotes refolding of misfolded polypeptides especially under stressful conditions; forms two stacked rings of heptamers to form a barrel-shaped 14mer; ends can be capped by GroES; misfolded proteins enter the barrel where they are refolded when GroES binds): MAAKEIFFHQSAREAILRGVRTLADAVAVTLGPKGRNVVIEKSFGSPTVTKDGVTVAKEIDLENKFENMGAQMVKEVASKTSDKAGDGTTTATVLARAIYEEGLKLVAAGHSPMDLKRGIDKAVEVVVEELKKLSKPTSDKKAIAQVGTISANGDETIGTIIADAMEKVGKEGVITVEEAKGLETTLSVVEGMQFDRGYVSPYFVTNRERMEVVLDDPYILISEKKISSMQDMVPILEQVARAGKPLLLIADDIEGEALATLVVNKIRGVLNVAAVKAPGFGDRRKEMLKDIATLTGGMVVSEELGHKYENLSLSDLGRAKRITVDKDNTTVVDGNGKKEEIEGRIKLIRGQIDTVTSDYDREKLQERLAKLVGGVAVINVGAATETEMKEKKARVEDALHATRAAVEEGIVPGGGVAYLRTLSALEALKPGGEQNFGVEIIRRALQEPLRKIASNAGVEGAVVINKVREGKGAFGYNARTDVYEDLEKAGVIDPTKVERTALQNAASVASLLLTTEAMVAERPKGKAKGAGAGAGMPDYGGDDMEY, from the coding sequence ATGGCAGCGAAGGAGATTTTCTTCCACCAGTCCGCGCGTGAGGCCATCCTGCGCGGCGTCCGCACTCTGGCGGACGCGGTCGCGGTGACGCTCGGTCCCAAGGGCCGCAACGTGGTCATCGAGAAGAGCTTCGGCTCGCCCACGGTCACCAAGGACGGCGTCACCGTCGCCAAGGAGATCGACCTCGAGAACAAGTTCGAGAACATGGGCGCGCAGATGGTGAAGGAGGTCGCGTCGAAGACCTCCGACAAGGCGGGCGACGGCACCACGACGGCGACGGTGCTGGCTCGGGCCATCTACGAGGAGGGCCTGAAGCTGGTGGCCGCGGGCCACAGCCCGATGGACCTCAAGCGGGGCATCGACAAGGCGGTGGAGGTGGTGGTGGAGGAGCTGAAGAAGCTCTCCAAGCCCACGTCCGACAAGAAGGCCATCGCCCAGGTGGGCACCATCTCCGCGAACGGGGATGAGACCATCGGCACCATCATCGCCGACGCGATGGAGAAGGTGGGCAAGGAGGGCGTCATCACCGTCGAGGAGGCCAAGGGCCTCGAGACGACGCTCTCGGTGGTGGAGGGCATGCAGTTCGACCGTGGCTACGTCTCGCCGTACTTCGTGACGAACCGCGAGCGGATGGAGGTCGTCCTGGACGACCCGTACATCCTCATCAGCGAGAAGAAGATCTCCTCGATGCAGGACATGGTGCCCATCCTGGAGCAGGTGGCGCGCGCCGGTAAGCCGCTGCTGCTCATCGCCGACGACATCGAGGGCGAGGCGCTGGCCACGCTCGTGGTGAACAAGATCCGCGGCGTGCTGAACGTGGCCGCGGTGAAGGCGCCGGGCTTCGGCGACCGCCGCAAGGAGATGCTGAAGGACATCGCCACGCTGACCGGTGGCATGGTCGTCAGCGAGGAGCTGGGCCACAAGTACGAGAACCTCTCGCTCAGCGACCTGGGCCGCGCCAAGCGCATCACGGTGGACAAGGACAACACCACCGTGGTCGACGGCAACGGCAAGAAGGAGGAGATTGAGGGCCGCATCAAGCTGATCCGCGGGCAGATCGACACGGTCACCAGCGACTATGACCGCGAGAAGCTCCAGGAGCGTCTGGCGAAGCTGGTGGGCGGCGTGGCCGTCATCAACGTCGGCGCGGCGACCGAGACGGAGATGAAGGAGAAGAAGGCCCGCGTCGAGGACGCGCTGCATGCGACCCGCGCGGCCGTCGAGGAGGGCATCGTCCCGGGCGGCGGTGTGGCGTACCTGCGCACGCTGAGCGCGCTCGAGGCGCTCAAGCCGGGTGGCGAGCAGAACTTCGGCGTGGAGATCATCCGCCGCGCGCTCCAGGAGCCGCTGCGGAAGATCGCCAGCAACGCGGGCGTCGAGGGCGCCGTGGTCATCAACAAGGTTCGCGAGGGCAAGGGCGCGTTCGGCTACAACGCGCGCACCGACGTCTACGAGGACCTGGAGAAGGCCGGCGTCATCGACCCGACGAAGGTCGAGCGCACCGCGCTGCAGAACGCGGCCTCCGTCGCGTCCCTGCTGCTGACCACCGAGGCCATGGTCGCCGAGCGCCCGAAGGGCAAGGCGAAGGGCGCGGGTGCCGGCGCGGGCATGCCGGACTACGGCGGCGACGACATGGAGTACTGA
- the sinM gene encoding signal integration modulator SinM — protein sequence MRLALLFVLVLGVACSSSNRPLGPGEPDASGPEDSGSRPDGGAPEDDGGTREDGGSTDDGGTPEDGGTGEEDAGSCEPPPSVRETILVPGLNTPRRLAVDATDLYISESHSLKPEQVDGEGQLLRLPRAGGDVVSVAKGFIAPDAIAVDAKNIYVLDQVGLWRVNKATGERGTVPIESSVNNVTVGGTEVLATRLNGRDVVVVATGARRLVRVDTVGATPSSVVLFEGEPGTQVRGARVDGMNVWFLVTGGGEPGLYRAALDESTPPQRVDPSITSGTSLELTPTHFLITEGSGGSGRVLKVSRAGGDQARVLAEGLQGPLFPVELNGVVYFKESVASGSDFLRRVRGCPPGVTDAVGPPGTGPGGLIVDGNTLLYTSQESGTRGAVGRVP from the coding sequence ATGAGACTCGCGCTCCTGTTCGTCCTGGTGCTGGGTGTGGCGTGTTCCTCCTCGAACAGGCCCCTGGGACCGGGCGAACCGGACGCGAGTGGCCCGGAGGACTCGGGCTCCCGGCCCGATGGGGGCGCGCCGGAGGACGACGGCGGCACCCGAGAGGACGGCGGCTCGACGGACGATGGGGGCACCCCGGAAGACGGCGGCACCGGCGAAGAAGACGCGGGGAGCTGTGAGCCTCCCCCGTCGGTGCGCGAGACGATCCTCGTGCCCGGCCTGAACACCCCGAGGCGCCTCGCGGTGGACGCGACGGACCTCTACATCTCCGAGTCCCACTCGTTGAAGCCCGAGCAAGTCGATGGCGAGGGACAGCTGCTCCGCCTTCCCCGCGCGGGCGGCGACGTGGTCTCCGTCGCCAAGGGCTTCATCGCCCCCGATGCCATCGCCGTGGATGCGAAGAACATCTACGTGCTGGACCAGGTGGGCTTGTGGCGTGTGAACAAGGCCACTGGTGAGCGCGGCACCGTGCCCATCGAGTCATCTGTGAACAACGTCACGGTTGGAGGCACGGAGGTCCTCGCCACCCGGCTGAATGGCCGGGACGTCGTCGTGGTCGCGACGGGCGCGCGGAGGCTCGTCCGGGTCGACACCGTCGGCGCCACCCCCTCGTCCGTCGTGCTCTTCGAGGGCGAGCCCGGCACCCAGGTCCGCGGCGCCCGCGTCGACGGAATGAACGTCTGGTTCCTCGTCACGGGGGGAGGCGAGCCGGGCCTCTACCGCGCGGCCCTGGACGAGAGCACCCCACCCCAGCGCGTGGACCCGAGCATCACCTCGGGCACGTCGCTGGAGCTCACCCCCACGCACTTCCTCATCACCGAAGGCTCCGGGGGCTCGGGCCGGGTCCTCAAGGTGTCTCGGGCCGGAGGAGACCAGGCACGAGTGCTCGCGGAGGGACTGCAAGGCCCCTTGTTCCCGGTGGAGCTCAACGGCGTGGTCTACTTCAAGGAGTCCGTGGCGAGCGGCTCGGACTTCCTGCGCCGCGTCCGAGGCTGCCCTCCCGGCGTCACCGACGCGGTGGGCCCTCCAGGCACGGGCCCGGGCGGACTCATCGTCGATGGGAACACCCTGCTCTACACCTCGCAGGAGAGCGGCACCCGAGGCGCCGTGGGCCGCGTGCCCTGA
- a CDS encoding diguanylate cyclase: MARILLVDDEKIARTLYGDYLTGVGHTVTAVGTLQDARQALAADRFDAVVTDLILPGGDGMEVLRYVRERHPGVEVVVITALDKVDPAVRAIKSGAAEYLVKPVAPEALQHAVRRALTTRDLLRENASLRRHVALLEAGQRLATTLDREKLATATTSALESMAAAGAIVLLERDANLGLRAQGTRGLPPGTEDTVVAWLRDQLMDARAPRELDVLDVPFERILTFPAVEGDTVLGHAVLFYAKPHTADGAAEAAGYLVRNWALALRNLGRFAAVEDLAYIDDLTRLFNTRYLDLVLDREVQDALQTQRAFSLLFLDLDHFKSINDTHGHLVGSKLLVEAARVVKGCVRDHDVVARFGGDEYVVMLRNTDSGGALKVAERIRRTMETHQFLAREGLALKLSTCIGVASFPEHARDKATLIDLSDRAMYRGKRGTRNVVYMAAQDLEAPPAERRQAATGT; encoded by the coding sequence ATGGCGCGCATCCTCCTCGTCGATGACGAAAAGATCGCCCGCACCCTCTACGGCGACTACCTCACGGGCGTGGGACACACCGTCACGGCGGTGGGCACGCTGCAGGACGCTCGGCAGGCGCTCGCGGCGGACCGCTTCGATGCGGTGGTGACGGACCTCATCCTTCCTGGCGGCGACGGCATGGAAGTCCTCCGGTACGTGCGGGAGCGGCACCCCGGCGTGGAGGTCGTGGTCATCACCGCGCTGGACAAGGTGGACCCGGCGGTGCGCGCCATCAAGAGCGGCGCGGCGGAGTACCTCGTCAAACCCGTGGCCCCGGAGGCGCTCCAGCACGCGGTGCGGCGCGCGCTCACCACGCGAGACCTGCTGAGGGAGAACGCCTCGCTGCGCCGGCATGTCGCGCTGCTGGAGGCGGGGCAGCGGCTGGCCACCACGCTGGACCGCGAGAAGCTGGCCACGGCCACCACGAGCGCGCTGGAGTCCATGGCCGCCGCGGGCGCCATCGTGCTCCTGGAGCGCGACGCCAACCTGGGCCTGCGCGCACAGGGCACCCGAGGACTTCCCCCCGGCACCGAGGACACCGTCGTGGCGTGGCTGCGCGACCAGCTCATGGACGCGCGGGCGCCTCGCGAGCTGGACGTGCTGGACGTGCCCTTCGAGCGCATCCTCACCTTCCCCGCCGTGGAGGGCGACACGGTGCTGGGCCACGCGGTGCTCTTCTACGCGAAGCCGCACACCGCCGACGGAGCCGCCGAGGCCGCGGGCTACCTGGTCCGCAACTGGGCGCTGGCGCTGCGCAACCTGGGCCGGTTCGCGGCGGTGGAGGACCTGGCGTACATCGACGACCTCACGCGCCTGTTCAACACGCGCTACCTGGACCTGGTGCTGGACCGGGAGGTCCAGGACGCGCTCCAGACGCAGCGGGCCTTCAGCCTCCTCTTCCTGGACCTGGACCACTTCAAGTCCATCAACGACACGCACGGCCACCTCGTCGGCTCCAAGCTGCTCGTCGAGGCGGCACGCGTGGTGAAGGGCTGCGTGAGAGACCACGACGTCGTGGCGCGCTTCGGCGGCGACGAGTACGTGGTGATGCTGCGCAACACCGACTCGGGCGGCGCGCTCAAGGTGGCCGAGCGCATCCGCCGCACCATGGAGACGCACCAGTTCCTCGCACGCGAGGGGCTGGCGCTGAAGCTCTCCACCTGCATCGGCGTGGCCAGCTTCCCGGAGCACGCACGGGACAAGGCCACGCTCATCGACCTGTCGGACCGGGCCATGTACCGCGGCAAGCGCGGCACCCGGAACGTCGTCTACATGGCGGCGCAGGACCTGGAAGCGCCGCCCGCCGAGAGGCGCCAGGCCGCCACCGGTACGTAG
- a CDS encoding response regulator — MNILVVDDDLELCTLLSRFLEMHGYTVYSASDALQALDILERNQVGMVITDYIMPHLDGISFTEMLKADPRFQSIPVLLMTASTDGNVVDRGLRKGVALTLNKPLDMGQLLALMRFAE; from the coding sequence GTGAACATCCTTGTCGTCGACGACGATCTCGAGCTGTGCACCTTGCTCTCTCGCTTCCTGGAGATGCATGGGTACACCGTGTACTCGGCGTCGGATGCCCTCCAGGCGCTCGACATCCTCGAGCGCAACCAGGTGGGCATGGTCATCACCGACTACATCATGCCCCACCTGGACGGCATCTCCTTCACGGAGATGTTGAAGGCCGACCCGCGCTTCCAGTCCATCCCCGTGCTGCTGATGACGGCCAGCACGGATGGGAATGTCGTCGACCGGGGCCTGCGCAAGGGCGTGGCCCTGACGCTGAACAAGCCGTTGGACATGGGGCAGCTGCTCGCGCTGATGCGCTTCGCCGAGTAG
- the sinK gene encoding hybrid histidine protein kinase/response regulator SinK — METPAPLAQLLQALDAGDVPAARAAAAALQRSGLHATQLAAEVLHELRQPLLGVKAYAQLLAEDGGSTGPLRLLMAQVERMEQIVSDFIRLASERPAPQQRLSLAAPIWAAAKIFSVNPDSARMSLEVEAPEDIFVQGNARLIEQLTLNLLNNARDAMSGRGRVKVVLTTVGPSPVLYVADWGPGIPDELREKIFEPYVTASKRGTGLGLSVCRRIAQEHDARIDLAPHGALRDVPPPATVFRVLFPASEVAPGPRKRLLVVDDETIIRMVFRDLMGKECEVIEAASGEEALDLLRESPVDLIVTDKNLPGLSGLELAQQARRLSASSRVILMTGYPSLVTTQQALELGVVDYLLKPFDDIREVRALLRSTLSAPPPQPSPLAQVKRVDVLEDNPATAAQISEALELAGLEARVLPTSELIALEPPAGVVVSWDFAPAYGRKALELGKALAQGAPFVVLAEHLTMETALESLRAGAAACLPKLLSDTTALSRELTRAFKKGVP, encoded by the coding sequence ATGGAGACTCCCGCGCCGCTCGCCCAACTGCTCCAGGCCCTGGACGCGGGGGACGTGCCTGCCGCGCGCGCGGCGGCGGCGGCGCTCCAGCGCTCCGGACTCCACGCCACGCAGCTGGCCGCGGAAGTGCTCCACGAGCTGCGCCAGCCCCTGCTCGGCGTGAAGGCCTACGCCCAGCTCCTCGCCGAGGACGGCGGCTCCACCGGCCCCCTGCGCCTGCTGATGGCCCAGGTGGAGCGGATGGAGCAGATTGTCTCCGACTTCATCCGGCTCGCCAGCGAGCGCCCCGCGCCGCAGCAGCGCCTGTCCCTGGCCGCGCCCATCTGGGCCGCCGCGAAGATCTTCAGCGTCAACCCGGATTCGGCGCGCATGTCCCTGGAGGTGGAAGCCCCCGAGGACATCTTCGTGCAGGGCAACGCGCGCCTCATCGAGCAGCTCACGCTGAACCTGCTCAACAACGCGCGCGACGCGATGTCCGGCCGGGGGCGCGTGAAGGTGGTGCTCACCACCGTGGGCCCGTCGCCCGTGCTGTACGTGGCGGACTGGGGCCCCGGCATCCCCGACGAGCTGCGCGAGAAGATCTTCGAGCCGTACGTCACCGCGAGCAAGCGAGGCACGGGGCTGGGTCTGTCCGTGTGCCGGCGCATCGCGCAGGAGCACGACGCGCGCATCGACCTGGCCCCTCACGGAGCGCTGCGCGACGTGCCGCCTCCAGCCACCGTGTTCCGCGTGCTCTTCCCCGCGTCCGAGGTGGCCCCGGGCCCACGCAAGCGGCTGCTCGTGGTGGATGACGAGACCATCATCCGCATGGTGTTCCGCGACCTGATGGGCAAGGAGTGCGAGGTCATCGAGGCGGCGAGCGGCGAGGAGGCACTGGACCTCCTGCGCGAATCCCCCGTGGACCTCATCGTCACGGACAAGAACCTGCCGGGCCTGTCCGGACTGGAGCTGGCGCAGCAGGCGCGCCGGCTCTCCGCCTCGTCGCGAGTCATCCTGATGACGGGCTACCCCTCGCTCGTGACGACGCAGCAGGCGTTGGAGCTGGGCGTGGTGGACTACCTGCTCAAGCCCTTCGACGACATCCGCGAGGTGCGTGCCCTCCTCCGCTCCACGCTGTCCGCGCCGCCTCCGCAGCCGAGCCCGCTCGCCCAGGTCAAACGGGTCGACGTGCTGGAGGACAACCCCGCCACGGCGGCGCAGATCTCCGAGGCGCTGGAGCTCGCGGGACTCGAAGCCCGCGTGCTGCCGACCTCGGAGCTCATCGCGCTGGAGCCTCCCGCGGGCGTGGTGGTGAGCTGGGACTTCGCGCCGGCCTATGGGCGCAAGGCGCTGGAGCTGGGCAAGGCCCTGGCCCAAGGCGCGCCCTTCGTGGTGCTCGCCGAGCACCTCACGATGGAGACCGCGCTCGAGTCGCTGCGCGCGGGGGCGGCGGCGTGCCTGCCCAAGCTGCTGTCCGACACCACGGCGCTCAGCCGAGAGCTGACCCGCGCATTCAAGAAAGGCGTCCCATGA
- a CDS encoding TetR/AcrR family transcriptional regulator, with translation MGISERKERQRAELREHILGVAREMVVKEGFSALSMRKLAEAVEYAPATLYLHFENREAIARELCVRGFGEFLAELEPAAAAKEPLERLAVMAAAYVRFGLAHPETYRLIFMEDPKLSSELFQGAPDGAGPRSFALLSGVFEDLKSAGRLSAEAQPARLAETLWAGLHGIVSLKLTCAAFKDTSAEDLRDTLLETMVNGLPGLKPATRER, from the coding sequence ATGGGGATTTCGGAACGGAAGGAGCGGCAGCGGGCGGAGCTGCGCGAGCACATCCTGGGGGTGGCGCGGGAGATGGTGGTGAAGGAGGGGTTCAGCGCGCTGTCGATGCGCAAGCTGGCGGAGGCGGTGGAGTACGCGCCGGCGACGCTGTACCTGCACTTCGAGAACCGGGAGGCGATTGCCCGGGAGTTGTGCGTGCGGGGGTTCGGGGAGTTCCTGGCGGAGCTGGAGCCCGCGGCCGCGGCGAAGGAGCCGCTGGAGCGGCTGGCGGTGATGGCGGCGGCCTATGTGCGGTTCGGGTTGGCGCACCCGGAGACGTACCGGCTCATCTTCATGGAGGACCCGAAGCTGTCGAGCGAGCTCTTCCAGGGAGCGCCGGATGGGGCGGGTCCGCGTTCGTTCGCGCTGCTGAGCGGCGTGTTCGAGGACCTGAAGTCAGCGGGGCGGCTGTCGGCGGAGGCGCAGCCCGCGAGGCTCGCGGAGACCTTGTGGGCGGGGCTGCATGGGATTGTGAGCCTGAAGCTGACGTGCGCGGCGTTCAAGGACACGAGCGCGGAGGACCTGCGAGACACGCTGCTGGAGACGATGGTGAATGGGCTGCCGGGGTTGAAGCCGGCGACGAGAGAGCGTTGA
- a CDS encoding NAD-dependent epimerase/dehydratase family protein → MAGKVALFGASGVIGQSVANALKAQGRAYRVVGRSRASLEAQFGADPLAEVVTWNPDDPASVRAAARGVDTLIYMVGVNYWQFHLHPALMRKTLDGAIAEGVKQFVHIGSVYPYGPPRTTPVRDDHPREPHTYKGRMRKEQEDLLLAAHAAGSLQATILRLPDFYGPGVEASFLHRAFVAAASGKRAQLIGPIDTLHEFIFVPDVGPIVTALMDTPRAYGRSWNLAGPGATSQRQMVDEMYRQTGRPTKLMTMGKGMLRLLGLFDPFMRELVEMHYLMTTPVLMDDTELRQLLGEVHKTPYTEGIRQTLAFTKQHLAAVSPAPAATGRPHPVP, encoded by the coding sequence ATGGCAGGCAAGGTGGCGTTGTTCGGAGCCTCGGGAGTCATTGGCCAGAGTGTGGCGAACGCACTGAAGGCCCAGGGAAGGGCCTACCGGGTGGTGGGGCGCTCGCGAGCTTCCCTGGAGGCCCAGTTCGGGGCGGACCCGCTCGCGGAGGTCGTGACGTGGAACCCCGATGACCCGGCCTCGGTCCGCGCCGCCGCGCGCGGCGTCGACACGCTCATCTACATGGTCGGGGTCAACTACTGGCAGTTCCACCTGCACCCCGCGCTGATGCGCAAGACGCTCGACGGCGCCATCGCGGAGGGCGTGAAGCAGTTCGTCCACATCGGCTCCGTGTACCCCTACGGCCCGCCTCGCACCACGCCCGTGCGCGACGACCACCCGCGAGAGCCCCACACCTACAAGGGCCGCATGCGCAAGGAGCAGGAGGACCTCCTCCTCGCCGCGCACGCCGCCGGCTCACTCCAAGCCACCATCCTGCGCCTCCCCGACTTCTACGGCCCCGGCGTCGAGGCCAGCTTCCTGCACCGCGCCTTCGTCGCCGCCGCCTCGGGCAAGCGCGCGCAGCTCATCGGCCCCATCGACACCCTCCACGAGTTCATCTTCGTCCCCGACGTCGGCCCCATCGTCACGGCGCTCATGGACACACCGCGCGCCTACGGCCGCTCCTGGAACCTCGCGGGCCCGGGCGCCACCAGCCAGCGACAGATGGTCGACGAGATGTACCGGCAGACCGGCCGCCCCACGAAGCTCATGACGATGGGGAAGGGGATGCTGCGCCTGTTGGGCCTGTTCGACCCGTTCATGCGCGAGCTCGTGGAGATGCACTACCTGATGACCACCCCCGTGCTCATGGATGACACGGAGCTGCGGCAGCTGCTCGGCGAGGTGCACAAGACGCCCTACACGGAGGGCATCCGCCAGACGCTCGCCTTCACGAAGCAGCACCTGGCCGCCGTCAGTCCAGCCCCCGCTGCCACAGGTCGTCCTCATCCAGTCCCATGA
- a CDS encoding metallopeptidase family protein: MEKRTGKRSGSGDPKARLEAVADAFEAGDMEAALAQVEGLLSDAPELPEALHYRAAVLAELGRLEDAGRAYGQALKVAPEDLEILLGAADCLVCQAGEDREAVEEGLSLCARGKRLAERADDVEMLYEFLLLEGMGHNQMGECEQALVSLDAALGHMPRSKEARLERGIALFELCRFEVARAEFEAVLKDAGDEAWAHHYLGLMAERRGDLKEAKRRFDKAQSLVPEDFPPPVELGEAEFDRAVEDAVKALPRHAKQYLDNVTIAVEDIPSEEDLVGQSPPLSPCILGVFRGTPVGERSVTNAYDHLTASIVLYQKNLERFAKTREELIEQIGITVMHEVGHLMGLDEDDLWQRGLD, from the coding sequence ATGGAGAAGCGGACCGGGAAGCGATCGGGGTCGGGGGACCCGAAGGCGCGTCTGGAGGCGGTGGCGGATGCCTTCGAGGCGGGCGACATGGAGGCGGCGTTGGCCCAGGTGGAAGGTCTGCTTTCGGACGCACCGGAGCTGCCCGAGGCCCTGCACTACCGAGCGGCGGTGCTCGCGGAGCTGGGCCGCCTGGAGGACGCCGGCCGGGCCTATGGCCAGGCCCTGAAGGTGGCCCCGGAGGACCTCGAAATCCTGCTCGGCGCGGCCGACTGCCTGGTCTGCCAGGCGGGCGAGGACCGCGAGGCGGTGGAGGAAGGCCTGAGCCTGTGCGCGCGGGGCAAGCGGCTGGCCGAGCGCGCCGACGACGTGGAGATGCTCTACGAGTTCCTCTTGCTGGAGGGCATGGGGCACAACCAGATGGGCGAGTGCGAGCAGGCGTTGGTGAGCCTGGACGCGGCGCTCGGCCACATGCCGCGCTCGAAGGAGGCGCGGCTGGAGCGGGGCATCGCCCTGTTCGAGCTGTGCCGCTTCGAGGTCGCCCGCGCCGAGTTCGAGGCGGTGCTGAAGGACGCGGGCGACGAGGCGTGGGCGCACCACTACCTGGGGCTGATGGCGGAGCGGCGGGGCGACCTCAAGGAGGCGAAGCGGCGCTTCGACAAGGCCCAGTCACTGGTGCCCGAGGACTTCCCTCCTCCGGTGGAGCTGGGCGAGGCGGAGTTCGACCGCGCGGTGGAGGACGCGGTGAAGGCGCTGCCTCGGCATGCGAAGCAGTACCTGGACAACGTCACCATCGCGGTGGAGGACATCCCGTCGGAGGAGGACCTGGTGGGGCAGTCCCCTCCCCTGTCCCCGTGCATCCTCGGCGTCTTCCGAGGCACCCCCGTGGGTGAGCGCAGCGTGACGAACGCGTATGACCACCTGACGGCGTCCATCGTGCTCTACCAGAAGAACCTGGAGCGCTTCGCGAAGACGCGCGAGGAGCTCATCGAGCAGATTGGAATCACGGTGATGCACGAGGTCGGTCACCTCATGGGACTGGATGAGGACGACCTGTGGCAGCGGGGGCTGGACTGA
- a CDS encoding demethoxyubiquinone hydroxylase family protein — MPQTDPFHSIVPRKLTDSELARAIRLNIEAELDAINLYAAHIDATDNEEAKAVLRHVMDEEREHAALFWQLIARLDPEQAQHAQEAVEKFKLIISGAPHESVEAVGKEGASTEVMEPGLAKRLTVGNMRP, encoded by the coding sequence ATGCCGCAGACCGACCCGTTCCACTCCATCGTTCCCCGGAAGCTGACCGACTCGGAGCTCGCGCGCGCCATCCGGCTCAACATCGAGGCGGAGCTGGACGCCATCAACCTCTACGCCGCCCACATCGACGCCACCGACAACGAGGAGGCCAAGGCCGTCCTGCGTCACGTCATGGACGAGGAGCGCGAGCACGCCGCGCTCTTCTGGCAGCTCATCGCGCGGTTGGACCCGGAGCAGGCCCAGCACGCCCAGGAGGCCGTGGAGAAGTTCAAGCTCATCATCTCCGGGGCCCCGCACGAGTCCGTGGAGGCGGTGGGCAAGGAGGGCGCGAGCACCGAGGTGATGGAGCCTGGCCTCGCCAAGCGCCTCACCGTGGGGAACATGCGGCCCTGA
- a CDS encoding chemotaxis protein CheW, with translation MSPFESGRRLCLLVEAGETHYAVEATSVMEVAMPGAHGSSLRGVLEVKDLSALLGGAPEPEAGMVVVLDVSPTLAVRVRSVVEVADVARAPFFLLPPGLADSLAPLSRGAVLHKERLYLELIAEALPHRVGPRAAPVPPRPVHWAESVPERALVFESQGRLFGVPLAFVSQVVARGDAFSVLPVQSGPVAGIFPHAQVLWPICSVPALLGAPAVAEPFFLLAELAGRNVGLTATRVLGVLQRFEPDKTAGTFRVPGLAEPVLFLDLQRMFS, from the coding sequence GTGTCGCCCTTTGAAAGCGGTCGCAGACTCTGCTTGCTCGTGGAAGCCGGGGAGACCCACTACGCCGTTGAAGCCACGTCTGTCATGGAAGTGGCGATGCCTGGTGCCCATGGGAGCAGCCTGCGAGGCGTGCTCGAAGTGAAGGACCTGTCGGCGCTGCTCGGCGGTGCTCCGGAGCCTGAAGCGGGCATGGTGGTGGTGCTGGACGTGAGCCCCACGCTGGCGGTGAGGGTGCGCTCGGTGGTGGAGGTGGCGGATGTCGCGCGCGCGCCGTTCTTCCTGTTGCCTCCAGGACTGGCGGACTCGCTGGCGCCGCTGAGCCGGGGCGCGGTGCTGCACAAGGAGCGGCTGTACCTGGAGCTCATCGCGGAGGCGCTGCCGCACCGGGTTGGGCCCCGCGCCGCGCCTGTACCCCCGCGCCCCGTGCACTGGGCCGAGTCCGTGCCCGAGCGGGCGCTGGTCTTCGAGTCCCAGGGGCGACTGTTCGGTGTCCCCCTGGCCTTCGTGTCCCAGGTGGTGGCCCGGGGGGATGCGTTCAGCGTCCTGCCCGTGCAGAGCGGACCGGTGGCGGGTATCTTTCCCCATGCCCAGGTCCTGTGGCCCATCTGCTCCGTTCCCGCCCTCCTGGGGGCACCCGCCGTGGCGGAGCCCTTCTTCCTCCTGGCGGAGCTGGCGGGGCGGAACGTGGGGCTGACGGCCACGCGGGTGCTTGGCGTCCTCCAACGCTTCGAACCGGACAAGACGGCCGGCACCTTTCGCGTTCCCGGCCTGGCGGAGCCTGTGCTGTTCCTGGACCTGCAGCGCATGTTTTCTTGA